The genomic interval ATCTAAACAGTTTCTCAAGGTTTAATGTGGCTTCCCTCAGCCTCTAACCTTGAACGGTCGTCGCAGGCATTCAACGGATTTACCGTGATGATACTTAGTAGACCCTCAACTTGAATTTGCCGAATGACGTCGTTGAGTTCCGTGTTCGGAGTTCCGAGTAATCGCTCGATTCGGGATTGCCTGCCCGGAGCATTGAACACGGAACCCGGAACGGATACTCCGCAGATTCAACGTGTCAGACAACCCGGGTACATTCAGCAGTCGTTGTCGTCGGGGTTCTCGTACGAGAAAGTGGCAATACCATACCCGATCAATACGCAGCAGCGTAGGAGCTTCATCAGCGGCTTCGATGAGCCGGCTCCACTCGACCGGCGTCGCGCGGGGCATACGATGGCCAGGTCAATATCCGACCGCTCCAGGTGATCTCAGCGGGCGCGGGAGCCAAACAGGATTACCGCCTCCACCGAAGGGAATTGCGACAGGCGACGGGCGATATGGGAGATAACGGTAATCACGGTCCGGTCACTCCGCGGGAAACAGCGACGCATCCAACCCCGGGACGATGCGGAGGGCGTTTTTGTAGTAGATGTGGCGCAGCGTTTCGTCGGGCAAATCCAGCCCGTACATCGACCAGAACGCGTGGCGTTTGCGGTAGTAGGGGAAGTATTCGTCGGCCGTCTCGAAGACCCGGAAGTAGACGTGGTACTCTTCCGGCGCCCAGGAGTCCTTGCCCATGAGGACGCGGTCCTGGTATTTGATGAGGAATTCCCGGGCGTGGCGCGGTTGCCGGCCCAGTTCCGCGATCACGGCGCCGAGTTCGGTGACCATGTTGGGAAGCTCATCCATCAGCCGGCCGAGGCGGTCCAGGTCGTTCCCCATCCACCCGAGATGCGCGTTGATGAAGGTCGTGCCGGGGTGTTTGCGAAAGACGTTGTGTTGCTCGGCCATCTGGACTTCCCAGGTCGGAAACTCCTCCGGCGGACGTTTGCGGTTCGGGAATTCCTTGAGCTCCAGCCAGCGTTCGTTGAACTGGTCCTGAGGTTCGTAAAACGGCGCCGGCTCGCCGACATGGATCAGCACCGGGATGCCCAGCTCGCCACACTTCGCCCAGATGGGATCGAGCCGCGGGTCGTCGGTTTTCACCCGCTCGCCGTTGGCGTATTTGACAAACATCCCCAGGTTCTTGAAGATCTTAAGCCCTCGGGCGCCGGCGCGGACGTCCGCCTCGAGCTGGGCGGCCGCCTTGACGCCAAAGTCCGGGTCGTCGATGGCGTCGAAGTTGATGTTCGCGAAGTGCGCAAAGCGGCCCGGGTGCCGGCCTTCCAGGTTGGCGATCGCATGTTTAAGCCGATCCCCACTGCCGCCGCTCAGGTTGACCATCACGGCCATGTTCAACGCGTCCATGGCCTCGATCAGTTCGCCCGCCTGGCCGGCGTTCATCTCCGATGCCCGGTTCTGGTGCGCGTGGATGTCGATAAAGGGAAATTTCGCTCGGGTGACGGGGTGTTCGGGGACGACGAGCGTCGAGCGGGGCTCGTATTCCTCGAAGGACATGTCCTGCGCGCCGGCGGGGAGGACGAGGAATAGGAGGAAGGCGAAAGCGTGGCGAGTCGGCGTCATCGGGCATACGGGCTGGTGAATCGGCGAGGACAAGATACGGATTAGCGATTCGCGATTAGCCAATAAACGAATAGCGATGGATTCGGTGTCGCCCCATCATTATTCGCTAATCGATTATTCGCTAATCGCTAATCGATTATTCGCTAATCATGCGAATCAGGAGTTCAAACACGACGCATACTGGTTTCCGCCGCACGCTCCATGGTCGT from Rhodothermales bacterium carries:
- a CDS encoding amidohydrolase family protein, encoding MTPTRHAFAFLLFLVLPAGAQDMSFEEYEPRSTLVVPEHPVTRAKFPFIDIHAHQNRASEMNAGQAGELIEAMDALNMAVMVNLSGGSGDRLKHAIANLEGRHPGRFAHFANINFDAIDDPDFGVKAAAQLEADVRAGARGLKIFKNLGMFVKYANGERVKTDDPRLDPIWAKCGELGIPVLIHVGEPAPFYEPQDQFNERWLELKEFPNRKRPPEEFPTWEVQMAEQHNVFRKHPGTTFINAHLGWMGNDLDRLGRLMDELPNMVTELGAVIAELGRQPRHAREFLIKYQDRVLMGKDSWAPEEYHVYFRVFETADEYFPYYRKRHAFWSMYGLDLPDETLRHIYYKNALRIVPGLDASLFPAE